The following DNA comes from Phytohabitans rumicis.
GCCGCCCTCTACGTCCGCCAACGGGCCGACGGTTCGCTCTGGCCCCAACTGACCGGATGGCTCGGCAGACGCAACCCGTTCGCGTTCGATCCCCACGAGCTGGACTTTCCGCTCGACGCGGGCCGGCTTCAGCTGGGCACACCGGCGATCCCGGCGATCTATGCCGCGAACGCTGGCCTGTCGTTGATCGGTGAGCTGGACCTGGCGGTGGTCAGACAACACGTCCTCAGTCTCACCGAGGGCATAGTGGCGACTCTGACCGCGCAGGGACACCGATCTGTCCCACAACCAGATCCTGCCACCCGCGGCGCCCATGTCGCACTGCCACACCCCGATCCGGGTGCGTTGAGCGCGTTTCTCACCGAACGGAACGTCCTGATCAGCCCTCGCGGCGAGGTCGCGCGGCTATCGGTTCACGCCTTCAGCACCCGACTGGACGTTCTGGCGGCGTGCGCGCTGATCGAACAGTTCGACGGCTCAGCACGGCCGCGCCGGCTCTCGGCGCAGGCAGGGGCACGCCATGCATGAGCTGTACTGCTGGAGCGCCACCGGCCGAGACCCGGTCACCTTCCCGTATACCGACGTGCTGCGCGACTTCCACCTCGCCGGCAAGCAATTCGTAGCCACCGACGTCCTGACCGTGCTGCACAACATCCGGACGTCACTACCCAGCGACGTCGAAACGTCCGCGGAACTGCGAAGACTTCGCCGGTTCCTCGACATCGCCTTGGACAAGTTCGACCACCGGTACGACTACCGCACCTACATCGCCGTCGACCTGCTGCCGCTACCCGCCCTCGACCAACCCGGCCCCGACGCCGCCATCGCCCTACGCGACCGCGACCGCGTGGTGAGCCGGCTGCTCGGCGACGCTCTGCGGTTCGAGCTCGCGGCGGCCGACAAGACCACCGACATGTTGCCCCGCATGCGACCCGACCCGCAGTTGGTCACCACCCGAACGCAGGCCGGCATCCGCGCCCTTGCACCGATCCTCAGCCGGCTCGGCCGGACCGGCCCGCTCAGAGGGCACAGTCCGGCCAGCGCCGTCCGGCTGATCTGGTCCGCGATCGACGCCGACCTGCAAGCTGGCGAACGCCTCGACCTCGCGCTGACCATGCTGCCGGTCGACCTCCTCCACGACGAATACCTCTTCATCCGTGTGCTGCAGGCGTGGGAGGCAACATTCGCGCTGCTCGCATTGGACCTGTCCGCTGCGGTCACGGCACTGCGCATTGGCAACGCCGAGCAGGCAGCGCAGCGCCTGGACGCGGCAAGCACGGTCCTGCGCGAGTCGCTGGCTCTGAACTCGCTGATCAAGACGATGCAGCCATCAGCGTT
Coding sequences within:
- a CDS encoding tryptophan 2,3-dioxygenase family protein, giving the protein MHELYCWSATGRDPVTFPYTDVLRDFHLAGKQFVATDVLTVLHNIRTSLPSDVETSAELRRLRRFLDIALDKFDHRYDYRTYIAVDLLPLPALDQPGPDAAIALRDRDRVVSRLLGDALRFELAAADKTTDMLPRMRPDPQLVTTRTQAGIRALAPILSRLGRTGPLRGHSPASAVRLIWSAIDADLQAGERLDLALTMLPVDLLHDEYLFIRVLQAWEATFALLALDLSAAVTALRIGNAEQAAQRLDAASTVLRESLALNSLIKTMQPSAFHSFRTYTEGASAIQSPRYKLVESLCRRPDEARLDSVAYRSVPDVRKRVLAGHATLDEAYHHYGSALADDANRRITRAMAGFAAASLQWRRAHHRLAVRYLGDQRGTGDTAGPEYLRAVSGIPVFHHLPAPARALRDGRTRRPARSHRPGAAWPPTEKRRDRPANAHA